The DNA segment CTCGCCGGAGTGCTGATGAGGTCCTCGAAGCGCAGTGTGAGGCAATCGGTGCCCGAGGCCGCCAGGTCGTCCAGGACCGCCCTGTGGGAGCTGCGCCACTGGAAGGCGCAGACGTCCAGCAGGGGCCGGTCGGTGTAGCGCCGCCAGCCGGGCGGCAGGTCGAACTTCCACCACCATCGGTTCTGCGGGTCCTGCTCCACGTATCCCTGGATCGCGAGGGGCTCGGCCATGCGGTGGGCGTGGAAGCCGCGGTGCCGCCAGCCGTCGTACAGGCCGTTGACGGCCGCCGCGGGGTTGCGTGTCAGGTGCAGCACGCGGAAGCGGGCGTTCGGGAAGAGCGCCCTGAGGAAGTCCATCCGGTACACGTTGCTGGGCGTCTTGATCACCAGCGGCCTGTCCCGGACGTCCGCCGCGCCGACGTGGCGCCAGGGACGCGGCAGGACGAACGGCGGTTCCTCGACGAGGAGTTCCCCCAGCGCGCCGTGCACCCGTGGCGCCTGCGCGAGCTGGTGCGCGGGCAGGTCGTAGAACCGCGGGTCCACGGCGACGCCCTGGTGCGCCAGTTCGCGGCACAGGGCGAGGAACACGGTCCCCGGGGCCCGTACCTCGCCGGGCGCCCAGCCGTGCCGGGCGCGGACCTCGCTCAGGACCCGCTCGGCGGTTCCGGCCACGTGCACCGGATCGACCGGGAGAGCGGGCCACTGCACGGTCAGGCGCCAGGCGAGGTCGAGCGCGTACGTGCGGTCGTCGACCCGGTCGGCGGCGCAGCCCACGTCCCGGGCGAGCTCGTCGCCGAGCATGCGGCGCACGTCGGGGGCGAGGCCGGCCAGGTGCTCGGCGTTCAGCTGGTCCGAGCCGCTGCCGCCGACGTGGTGGGCGAGTCCGGCGAGCCGCAGGAACGGGTTGAGTTCCGCCGTCAGGTGCAGCAGCGACGCCGACTCGCGCAGCATCTCCGCGACCATGCTGGAGCCGCCCCGGGAGCTGGAGGCGATCAGCACGATCTCACCTACCGCGGCGGGGAAGTCCGCCACCGCGGGGCCTCGCAGCTCGC comes from the Streptomyces sp. NBC_00820 genome and includes:
- a CDS encoding sulfotransferase family protein translates to MRLYTPTGVEPLQAMRHRLRPLGELRGPAVADFPAAVGEIVLIASSSRGGSSMVAEMLRESASLLHLTAELNPFLRLAGLAHHVGGSGSDQLNAEHLAGLAPDVRRMLGDELARDVGCAADRVDDRTYALDLAWRLTVQWPALPVDPVHVAGTAERVLSEVRARHGWAPGEVRAPGTVFLALCRELAHQGVAVDPRFYDLPAHQLAQAPRVHGALGELLVEEPPFVLPRPWRHVGAADVRDRPLVIKTPSNVYRMDFLRALFPNARFRVLHLTRNPAAAVNGLYDGWRHRGFHAHRMAEPLAIQGYVEQDPQNRWWWKFDLPPGWRRYTDRPLLDVCAFQWRSSHRAVLDDLAASGTDCLTLRFEDLISTPASRIAVFEELCAWLGIPMDGALRKVVHEGIGPVVATAAPEAARWRGRAALIEPSLGPQTLEVAEHLGYGDRSAWI